One region of Arvicola amphibius chromosome 3, mArvAmp1.2, whole genome shotgun sequence genomic DNA includes:
- the Ilf3 gene encoding interleukin enhancer-binding factor 3 isoform X5, which translates to MALYHHHFITRRRRRPMRIFVNDDRHVMAKHSSVYPTQEELEAVQNMVSHTERALKAVSDWIDEQEKGNEFTEADNMDTPPDDESKEGAGEQKAEHMTRTLRGVMRVGLVAKGLLLKGDLDLELVLLCKEKPTTALLDKVADNLAIQLTTVTEDKYEILQSVDDAAILIKNTKEPPLSLTIHLTSPVVREEMEKVLAGETLSVNDPPDVLDRQKCLAALASLRHAKWFQARANGLKSCVIVIRVLRDLCTRVPSWGPLRGWPLELLCEKSIGTANRPMGAGEALRRVLECLASGIVMPDGSGIYDPCEKEATDAIGHLDRQQREDITQSAQHALRLAAFGQLHKVLGMDPLPSKMPKKPKNENPVDYTVQIPPSTTYAITPMKRPIEEDGEEKSPSKKKKKIQKKEEKAEPPQAMNALMRLNQLKPGLQYKLISQTGPVHAPIFTMSVEVDGSTFEASGPSKKTAKLHVAVKVLQDMGLPTGAEGRESSKGEDSAEESDGKPTVVAPPPVVEAVSNPSSVFPSDATTEDVKQQGPILTKHGKNPVMELNEKRRGLKYELISETGGSHDKRFVMEVEVDGQKFQGAGSNKKVAKAYAALAALEKLFPDAPLALEANKKKRAPVPVRGGPKFAAKPHSPGFGMGGPMHNEVPPPPNLRGRGRGGNIRGRGRGRGFGGANHGGGYMNAGAGYGSYGYGSNSATAGYSDFFTDCYGYHDFGAS; encoded by the exons atg GCATTGTATCATCATCACTTCATCACAAGAAGAAGAAGG CGTCCCATGAGAATTTTTGTGAATGATGATCGTCATGTCATGGCAAAACATTCTTCAGTATACCCAACGCAAGAGGAGCTGGAGGCCGTACAGAATATGGTATCTCACACTGAGCGTGCCCTCAAGGCTGTCTCTGACTGGATTGATGAGCAGGAGAAGGGCAACGAGTTCACCGAGGCAGACAATATGGACACGCCCCCAGACGATGAGAGCAAAGAAGGGGCTGG GGAACAGAAGGCGGAACACATGACTAGGACCCTGAGGGGCGTGATGCGGGTCGGCCTGGTAGCCAAGGGTCTTCTGCTCAAGGGGGACTTGGATCTGGAGCTGGTTCTGCTCTGTAAGGAGAAGCCCACAACCGCCCTTCTGGACAAGGTGGCTGACAACCTGGCCATCCAGCTCACT aCTGTGACAGAAGACAAGTACGAAATACTCCAGTCTGTGGATGATGCTGCGATTTtgataaaaaacacaaaagaacccCCTTTGTCCTTGACCATCCACCTGACCTCCCCTGTTGtcagagaagaaatggagaaagtaTTAGCCGGAG AAACGCTATCAGTCAACGACCCCCCGGACGTTCTGGACAGGCAGAAATGCCTTGCTGCCTTGGCGTCCCTCCGACACGCCAAGTGGTTCCAG GCCAGAGCCAATGGGCTGAAGTCATGCGTCATTGTCATCCGTGTCCTAAGGGACTTGTGTACCCGAGTGCCCTCCTGGGGTCCCCTCAGAGGATGG CCTCTGGAGCTGCTATGTGAGAAGTCCATCGGCACTGCCAATAGGCCAATGGGTGCTGGTGAAGCCCTACGAAGAGTGCTGGAGTGCCTGGCATCCGGCATCGTAATGCCAG ATGGTTCTGGCATTTATGACCCTTGTGAAAAAGAAGCCACTGATGCTATTGGGCATCTAGACAGACAGCAACGGGAAGATATCACACAGAGTGCGCAG CATGCTCTGCGGCTCGCTGCTTTCGGTCAACTCCATAAAGTCCTAGGAATGGACCCCCTGCCTTCCAAAATGCCCAAGAAACCAAAGAATGAGAATCCAGTGGACTATACTG TTCAAATCCCCCCCAGCACCACCTACGCCATCACACCCATGAAACGCCCCATtgaagaggatggggaggagaagtctcccagcaaaaagaaaaagaagattcaGAAAAAAG AGGAGAAGGCTGAACCTCCCCAAGCTATGAATGCCCTGATGAGGCTGAACCAGCTGAAGCCAGGGCTGCAATACAAGCTGATCTCCCAGACAGGTCCTGTTCATGCCCCCATATTCACCATGTCTGTGGAGGTAGATGGCAGTACCTTTGAGGCTTCAGGGCCATCTAAAAAGACCGCCAAACTACATGTGGCTGTAAAG GTGTTACAAGACATGGGCTTGCCAACAGGCGCTGAAGGCAGAGAATCCAGCAAGGGGGAGGACTCAGCTGAGGAGTCAGATGGGAAGCCAACAGTAGTGGCCCCACCCCCTGTGGTAGAAGCTGTCTCCAACCCTAGTTCTGTCTTCCCTTCAGATGCCACTACTGAG GACGTTAAGCAGCAGGGGCCAATATTGACTAAGCATGGCAAGAACCCGGTTATGGAGCTTAATGAGAAGAGGCGTGGCCTCAAATATGAGCTCATTTCTGAGACTGGGGGCAGCCACGACAAACGATTTGTTATGGAG GTTGAAGTGGATGGACAGAAGTTTCAAGGTGCTGGTTCAAACAAAAAGGTGGCAAAGGCTTATGCTGCTCTTGCTGCATTAGAAAAGCTTTTTCCTGATGCCCCCCTGGCCCTTGAagccaacaaaaagaaaagagccccCGTACCTGTCCGAGGTGGACCTAAATTTGCTGCCAAG CCACACAGTCCTGGCTTCGGCATGGGAGGCCCCATGCATAATGAGGTACCCCCACCTCCCAACCTTCGAGGCCGGGGCAGAGGAGGGAATATCCGTGGGCGAGGACGAGGGCGAGGATTTGGTGGAGCCAACCATGGAGGAGGCTACATGAATGCTG GCGCTGGATATGGAAGCTATGGGTACGGCAGCAATTCGGCCACAGCAGGCTACA
- the Ilf3 gene encoding interleukin enhancer-binding factor 3 isoform X6 → MALYHHHFITRRRRRPMRIFVNDDRHVMAKHSSVYPTQEELEAVQNMVSHTERALKAVSDWIDEQEKGNEFTEADNMDTPPDDESKEGAGEQKAEHMTRTLRGVMRVGLVAKGLLLKGDLDLELVLLCKEKPTTALLDKVADNLAIQLTTVTEDKYEILQSVDDAAILIKNTKEPPLSLTIHLTSPVVREEMEKVLAGETLSVNDPPDVLDRQKCLAALASLRHAKWFQARANGLKSCVIVIRVLRDLCTRVPSWGPLRGWPLELLCEKSIGTANRPMGAGEALRRVLECLASGIVMPDGSGIYDPCEKEATDAIGHLDRQQREDITQSAQHALRLAAFGQLHKVLGMDPLPSKMPKKPKNENPVDYTVQIPPSTTYAITPMKRPIEEDGEEKSPSKKKKKIQKKEEKAEPPQAMNALMRLNQLKPGLQYKLISQTGPVHAPIFTMSVEVDGSTFEASGPSKKTAKLHVAVKVLQDMGLPTGAEGRESSKGEDSAEESDGKPTVVAPPPVVEAVSNPSSVFPSDATTEQGPILTKHGKNPVMELNEKRRGLKYELISETGGSHDKRFVMEVEVDGQKFQGAGSNKKVAKAYAALAALEKLFPDAPLALEANKKKRAPVPVRGGPKFAAKPHSPGFGMGGPMHNEVPPPPNLRGRGRGGNIRGRGRGRGFGGANHGGGYMNAGAGYGSYGYGSNSATAGYSDFFTDCYGYHDFGAS, encoded by the exons atg GCATTGTATCATCATCACTTCATCACAAGAAGAAGAAGG CGTCCCATGAGAATTTTTGTGAATGATGATCGTCATGTCATGGCAAAACATTCTTCAGTATACCCAACGCAAGAGGAGCTGGAGGCCGTACAGAATATGGTATCTCACACTGAGCGTGCCCTCAAGGCTGTCTCTGACTGGATTGATGAGCAGGAGAAGGGCAACGAGTTCACCGAGGCAGACAATATGGACACGCCCCCAGACGATGAGAGCAAAGAAGGGGCTGG GGAACAGAAGGCGGAACACATGACTAGGACCCTGAGGGGCGTGATGCGGGTCGGCCTGGTAGCCAAGGGTCTTCTGCTCAAGGGGGACTTGGATCTGGAGCTGGTTCTGCTCTGTAAGGAGAAGCCCACAACCGCCCTTCTGGACAAGGTGGCTGACAACCTGGCCATCCAGCTCACT aCTGTGACAGAAGACAAGTACGAAATACTCCAGTCTGTGGATGATGCTGCGATTTtgataaaaaacacaaaagaacccCCTTTGTCCTTGACCATCCACCTGACCTCCCCTGTTGtcagagaagaaatggagaaagtaTTAGCCGGAG AAACGCTATCAGTCAACGACCCCCCGGACGTTCTGGACAGGCAGAAATGCCTTGCTGCCTTGGCGTCCCTCCGACACGCCAAGTGGTTCCAG GCCAGAGCCAATGGGCTGAAGTCATGCGTCATTGTCATCCGTGTCCTAAGGGACTTGTGTACCCGAGTGCCCTCCTGGGGTCCCCTCAGAGGATGG CCTCTGGAGCTGCTATGTGAGAAGTCCATCGGCACTGCCAATAGGCCAATGGGTGCTGGTGAAGCCCTACGAAGAGTGCTGGAGTGCCTGGCATCCGGCATCGTAATGCCAG ATGGTTCTGGCATTTATGACCCTTGTGAAAAAGAAGCCACTGATGCTATTGGGCATCTAGACAGACAGCAACGGGAAGATATCACACAGAGTGCGCAG CATGCTCTGCGGCTCGCTGCTTTCGGTCAACTCCATAAAGTCCTAGGAATGGACCCCCTGCCTTCCAAAATGCCCAAGAAACCAAAGAATGAGAATCCAGTGGACTATACTG TTCAAATCCCCCCCAGCACCACCTACGCCATCACACCCATGAAACGCCCCATtgaagaggatggggaggagaagtctcccagcaaaaagaaaaagaagattcaGAAAAAAG AGGAGAAGGCTGAACCTCCCCAAGCTATGAATGCCCTGATGAGGCTGAACCAGCTGAAGCCAGGGCTGCAATACAAGCTGATCTCCCAGACAGGTCCTGTTCATGCCCCCATATTCACCATGTCTGTGGAGGTAGATGGCAGTACCTTTGAGGCTTCAGGGCCATCTAAAAAGACCGCCAAACTACATGTGGCTGTAAAG GTGTTACAAGACATGGGCTTGCCAACAGGCGCTGAAGGCAGAGAATCCAGCAAGGGGGAGGACTCAGCTGAGGAGTCAGATGGGAAGCCAACAGTAGTGGCCCCACCCCCTGTGGTAGAAGCTGTCTCCAACCCTAGTTCTGTCTTCCCTTCAGATGCCACTACTGAG CAGGGGCCAATATTGACTAAGCATGGCAAGAACCCGGTTATGGAGCTTAATGAGAAGAGGCGTGGCCTCAAATATGAGCTCATTTCTGAGACTGGGGGCAGCCACGACAAACGATTTGTTATGGAG GTTGAAGTGGATGGACAGAAGTTTCAAGGTGCTGGTTCAAACAAAAAGGTGGCAAAGGCTTATGCTGCTCTTGCTGCATTAGAAAAGCTTTTTCCTGATGCCCCCCTGGCCCTTGAagccaacaaaaagaaaagagccccCGTACCTGTCCGAGGTGGACCTAAATTTGCTGCCAAG CCACACAGTCCTGGCTTCGGCATGGGAGGCCCCATGCATAATGAGGTACCCCCACCTCCCAACCTTCGAGGCCGGGGCAGAGGAGGGAATATCCGTGGGCGAGGACGAGGGCGAGGATTTGGTGGAGCCAACCATGGAGGAGGCTACATGAATGCTG GCGCTGGATATGGAAGCTATGGGTACGGCAGCAATTCGGCCACAGCAGGCTACA